The Tautonia rosea genome window below encodes:
- the rpsR gene encoding 30S ribosomal protein S18: MPRKRFGRSRKNRCRFCTPEGCPRPAYVDYKDMSLLKKMLTNQSKMFSRKRSGNCAAFQRATAEAIKRARYMALLPYVGE, encoded by the coding sequence ATGCCTCGTAAACGCTTCGGACGAAGCCGCAAGAATCGTTGCCGTTTTTGCACCCCTGAGGGTTGCCCTCGGCCGGCTTACGTCGACTACAAAGATATGAGCTTGCTGAAGAAGATGCTCACAAACCAGAGCAAGATGTTCTCTCGCAAGCGGAGCGGAAACTGCGCAGCCTTCCAGCGTGCCACCGCCGAAGCCATCAAGCGGGCACGCTATATGGCCTTGCTGCCGTATGTGGGTGAATAA